A DNA window from Hydrogenophaga taeniospiralis contains the following coding sequences:
- a CDS encoding quinoprotein dehydrogenase-associated SoxYZ-like carrier has protein sequence MTTRRDLLVGGAGLACWPGLRAQDDPTGGDPLGSMQYPSLREQTIGKAIAKFSDAVTIKGPAFADDAMNVPLLVDARGLDKVGGGVARIRVAVDRNPVRQVLDFEPLRALPMLAFRIRMEQASPVRAFVQTQDGQWHVGSTWVQAAGGGCTVPGATRADGSWSQTLGQVQARFFNNVLEGSRRLRVRVMHPMDTGLVAGIPAFYIEELRLVDGAGQVWWKLALHEPVSENPLITFELPPQAVSGLRLVGRDNNGNRIDAEVGA, from the coding sequence ATGACCACCCGGCGTGATCTTCTCGTGGGCGGCGCGGGCCTGGCCTGCTGGCCTGGGCTGCGCGCGCAGGACGACCCCACCGGCGGCGACCCGCTGGGTTCCATGCAGTACCCCAGCCTGCGCGAGCAGACCATCGGCAAGGCCATCGCAAAGTTCTCTGACGCGGTGACGATCAAGGGCCCGGCTTTCGCCGACGATGCGATGAACGTGCCGCTGCTGGTGGACGCGCGTGGGCTCGACAAAGTGGGTGGCGGTGTCGCGCGCATCCGCGTGGCGGTGGACCGCAACCCGGTGCGCCAGGTGCTGGACTTCGAGCCGCTGCGCGCGTTGCCCATGCTGGCCTTTCGCATCCGCATGGAGCAGGCCTCGCCGGTGCGCGCCTTCGTGCAGACCCAGGACGGCCAGTGGCACGTGGGCAGCACCTGGGTGCAGGCGGCGGGCGGGGGCTGCACGGTGCCCGGCGCCACGCGGGCCGATGGCTCCTGGAGCCAGACCCTGGGTCAGGTGCAGGCGCGCTTTTTCAACAACGTGCTCGAAGGCAGCCGCCGCCTGCGCGTGCGCGTGATGCACCCGATGGACACGGGGTTGGTCGCGGGCATCCCGGCCTTCTACATCGAAGAGCTGCGGCTGGTGGATGGCGCGGGCCAGGTCTGGTGGAAGCTGGCCCTGCACGAGCCGGTGTCGGAAAACCCGCTCATCACGTTTGAGCTGCCGCCGCAGGCGGTGAGCGGCCTGCGGCTGGTGGGGCGCGACAACAACGGCAACCGGATTGATGCCGAGGTGGGGGCGTGA
- a CDS encoding ABC transporter permease, which translates to MPPPGLPVAPPLALHLLRALRAVVGRELNRFLRQPTRLGSALVRPLLWFVVFSAGFNNVFGVAIQPPYETYIEYKAYMVPGLLGMVALFNGMQSSLSMVYDREMGVMRLLLTAPLARGWLLAFKLLAGTCLSVLQMGVFLAIAWAFGVEVPLVNLPGLLLAMASGATLLAALGLMLSVYVKQLENFAGTMNFVIFPMFFISPALYPLWKLEESGAWWLLKLAEWNPFTHAVEVMRYAMVGQFSGLSWAVVLGCSAVFFVAALWGYDPQRGWTRR; encoded by the coding sequence ATGCCCCCACCGGGTCTGCCCGTGGCGCCACCGCTGGCGCTGCACCTGCTGCGCGCACTGCGCGCGGTGGTGGGCCGCGAGCTCAACCGCTTCCTGCGCCAGCCCACGCGCCTGGGCTCGGCGCTGGTGCGCCCGCTGCTGTGGTTCGTGGTGTTCTCCGCCGGTTTCAACAACGTGTTTGGCGTGGCGATTCAGCCGCCCTACGAGACCTACATCGAATACAAGGCCTACATGGTGCCCGGCCTCTTGGGCATGGTGGCCCTGTTCAACGGCATGCAGAGTTCGCTCTCGATGGTGTACGACCGCGAGATGGGCGTGATGCGCCTGCTGCTCACCGCGCCGCTGGCGCGCGGCTGGCTGCTGGCCTTCAAGCTGCTGGCGGGCACCTGCCTCTCGGTGCTGCAGATGGGGGTGTTCCTGGCCATCGCCTGGGCCTTTGGCGTGGAGGTGCCGCTGGTCAATCTGCCGGGCCTGCTGCTGGCCATGGCCAGCGGCGCCACGCTGCTGGCCGCGCTGGGGCTGATGCTCTCGGTGTACGTGAAGCAGCTGGAGAACTTCGCCGGCACCATGAACTTCGTGATCTTTCCGATGTTCTTCATCAGCCCGGCGCTGTACCCGCTGTGGAAGCTGGAAGAGTCGGGCGCGTGGTGGCTGCTCAAGCTGGCCGAGTGGAACCCTTTCACCCACGCGGTGGAGGTCATGCGCTACGCCATGGTGGGGCAGTTCTCGGGGCTGTCGTGGGCGGTGGTGCTGGGCTGCAGTGCCGTGTTTTTTGTAGCGGCCTTGTGGGGCTACGACCCGCAACGCGGCTGGACGAGGAGATGA